A genomic stretch from Bos javanicus breed banteng chromosome 29, ARS-OSU_banteng_1.0, whole genome shotgun sequence includes:
- the PUS3 gene encoding tRNA pseudouridine(38/39) synthase produces MAENDVDRIQTEKLLKRVQELEQEVKRLKKEQANNKDSNIRENSSGAGGKPKRAFDFSAHGQRHVALKIAYLGWGYQGFASQENTSNTIEEKLFEALTKTRLVENRQTSNYHRCGRTDKGVSAFGQVISLDLRSHIPKGRDSEHFNLKNEVNDVATEIRYTHILNRVLPPDIRVLAWAPVETSFSARFSCLERTYRYFFPRANLDIVTMNYAAQKYVGTHDFRNLCKMDVANGVINFQRTILSAQVQRVGQNLGEEGWQEPFQLCQFEVTGQAFLYHQVRCMMAVLFLIGQGMEKPEVIDELLNIEKNPQKPQYSMAVEFPLVLYDCKFENIKWIYDLEVQEFNVTHLQQLWANHAVKTQMLYSMLQGLDSVALPCGTGPKMDGMIEWRNVKPSVTKQTSAFVEGVKMRTYKPLMDRPKCQGLESRIQHFVRRGRIEHPHLFHEEETKAKRDCSDTLEEENTVFEKPTKRICVDTELKSII; encoded by the exons ATGGCTGAAAATGACGTAGACAGAATCCAGACTGAGAAACTCCTAAAAAGAGTACAGGAACTGGAGCAGGAGGTAAAACGACTTAAAAAAGAACAGGCCAACAATAAGGACTCAAACATTAGAGAGAATTCTTCAGGAGCTGGGGGAAAACCTAAGCGTGCCTTTGATTTCAGTGCTCACGGTCAAAGACATGTAGCTCTAAAGATCGCCTACCTGGGCTGGGGATATCAGGGCTTTGCCAGTCAGGAAAACACAAGCAATACAATTGAAGAGAAACTGTTTGAGGCTCTAACCAAGACTCGACTGGTAGAAAACAGGCAGACATCCAACTATCACCGGTGTGGGCGAACAGACAAAGGAGTCAGTGCCTTTGGACAG GTGATTTCTCTTGACCTACGTTCTCACATTCCAAAGGGCAGGGATTCTgagcattttaatttaaaaaacgaAGTCAATGATGTGGCTACAGAGATCCGTTATACCCACATTCTCAATCGGGTACTCCCTCCAGACATCCGTGTGCTGGCCTGGGCTCCCGTAGAAACTAGCTTCAGTGCTAGGTTCAGCTGTCTTGAGCGGACCTACCGCTATTTTTTCCCTCGTGCTAACTTAGACATTGTAACCATGAACTATGCAGCTCAGAAGTATGTTGGCACACATGATTTTAGGAACTTATGTAAAATGGATGTAGCCAATGGGGTGATTAATTTTCAGAGGACTATCTTGTCTGCTCAAGTACAGCGAGTGGGCCAGAACCTGGGAGAGGAGGGCTGGCAAGAACCCTTTCAGTTATGCCAGTTTGAAGTGACTGGCCAGGCGTTCCTTTATCATCAAGTCCGCTGTATGATGGCTGTTCTTTTTCTGATTGGCCAAGGAATGGAGAAGCCAGAGGTTATTGATGAACTGTTGAACATAGAGAAAAATCCCCAGAAGCCTCAATATAG TATGGCTGTGGAATTTCCTCTAGTCTTATATGACTGTAAGTTTGAAAATATTAAGTGGATCTATGACCTGGAAGTTCaggaattcaatgttacccaccTTCAGCAACTATGGGCTAATCATGCTGTGAAAACTCAGATGTTGTATAGTATGCTACAAGGCCTGGACTCTGTTGCACTACCCTGTGGAACAG GACCAAAGATGGATGGAATGATAGAATGGAGAAATGTTAAGCCCTCTGTCACAAAGCAGACCAGTGCCTTTGTAGAAGGAGTGAAAATGCGCACTTATAAGCCCCTAATGGATCGTCCTAAATGCCAAGGATTAGAATCCCGGATCCAGCATTTTGTACGTAGGGGACGCATTGAACACCCACATTTATTCCatgaggaagaaacaaaagccaaaagGGACTGTAGTGACACACTAGAGGAAGAAAATACTGTTTTTGAGAAACCAACGAAGAGAATTTGTGTTGATACAGAACTTAAAAGCATCATTTAA